The following proteins are encoded in a genomic region of Helicobacter macacae MIT 99-5501:
- a CDS encoding cupin domain-containing protein translates to MSKFSKISFGAEPRTEFKEAMGLSGCEISYNALPAGAAVPFYHAHKQNEEVYIILQGDGEMELDGQKVALKANDALRVAPSVMRKMSAKTDLRFLCMQVKENSLTQWTQNDGIMGE, encoded by the coding sequence ATGTCAAAGTTTAGTAAAATCTCATTTGGTGCTGAGCCACGCACGGAGTTTAAGGAAGCAATGGGCTTAAGTGGCTGTGAAATCTCATACAACGCGCTCCCAGCGGGTGCTGCTGTGCCATTTTACCACGCGCACAAGCAAAATGAGGAAGTTTATATTATTTTGCAAGGTGATGGCGAAATGGAGCTAGATGGGCAAAAAGTCGCGCTTAAGGCAAATGACGCGTTGCGTGTCGCACCTAGCGTTATGCGTAAAATGTCGGCGAAAACGGATTTGCGCTTTTTGTGTATGCAGGTAAAGGAAAATAGCCTTACGCAATGGACGCAAAATGACGGCATTATGGGCGAATAG
- the rrpB gene encoding MarR family transcription factor RrpB: MYSEEFFSPCPVETTLNLIGNKWKLIIVRDLLTGKKRFGELKKSISASKNQSISQNVLTQNLRELEGAGIIKRKVYAEVPPKVEYSLTELGQSLDAILLSLQTWGMTYQSNLKKIG; encoded by the coding sequence ATGTATAGCGAGGAGTTTTTCTCTCCCTGCCCTGTGGAAACCACACTGAATCTCATCGGTAATAAATGGAAGCTCATCATCGTGCGGGATTTACTCACGGGCAAAAAGCGATTTGGCGAGCTAAAAAAGTCCATAAGCGCGAGCAAAAATCAAAGCATAAGCCAAAATGTGCTCACCCAAAATCTGCGCGAGCTAGAGGGTGCTGGAATCATCAAGCGCAAGGTGTATGCGGAAGTCCCGCCCAAAGTGGAATACTCGCTAACCGAGCTAGGGCAATCGCTTGATGCGATTTTGCTAAGTCTGCAAACTTGGGGAATGACATATCAAAGCAACCTTAAAAAAATCGGGTAG